A single Lentimicrobiaceae bacterium DNA region contains:
- a CDS encoding DUF434 domain-containing protein, which translates to MNFSENFTGALHDYCFLLERKYPQKAVLKIVGDRYALSGTERTLLFRGITDKQTALNRKVKFVEITELHQNPLHIDGYNVLIIISSYLAGNLVFIGRDEVLRDTAEMHGKIYRDELIDRALQLLFTFIENEHIQCPLHFYFDQPVSFSGILSQKVNKLLASKGLEGSSQTCDSPDFVLQNIQQGIIATSDSSIIDRTLLPLTDLPRAVLFYHFRPDFFNLNKFLF; encoded by the coding sequence ATGAATTTTTCAGAAAATTTCACCGGGGCACTTCACGATTACTGTTTTTTGCTCGAACGCAAATATCCACAAAAAGCTGTTTTAAAGATTGTTGGAGATCGTTATGCCCTTAGTGGAACTGAACGGACGCTCCTTTTTCGAGGTATCACCGACAAACAAACGGCTTTAAACCGTAAAGTAAAGTTTGTGGAGATTACTGAACTACATCAGAATCCCTTGCACATAGATGGTTATAATGTTTTGATAATCATTTCGAGTTACCTTGCCGGTAATCTTGTTTTCATAGGAAGAGATGAGGTGCTTCGCGACACTGCTGAGATGCACGGCAAAATTTACCGCGATGAACTAATTGATAGGGCATTGCAACTTTTGTTTACCTTTATTGAAAATGAACATATTCAATGCCCCCTGCACTTTTACTTCGACCAGCCGGTGAGTTTTAGCGGTATTTTAAGTCAAAAGGTAAATAAACTTTTGGCATCAAAAGGGTTAGAGGGAAGCTCCCAAACCTGTGATTCGCCGGATTTTGTTCTGCAAAACATCCAGCAAGGCATTATTGCCACTTCCGATTCGAGCATCATTGATAGAACACTTTTACCTCTAACCGACCTTCCAAGGGCAGTACTTTTTTATCATTTTCGTCCCGATTTTTTCAATTTGAATAAATTTTTGTTTTAA
- a CDS encoding fibrobacter succinogenes major paralogous domain-containing protein, whose amino-acid sequence MKKLYYLAILAVLFAACDKDGSSPVAPGEISGKIAATYPDSVIINGVVPTTATEAGICWDTVGSPTRNSDHATVKPSTDGKITATIHNLLPGQKYYVKIYASDNGEIRYSEAIPFVTKPQWVNTGTASGVELHQATLNGTIDPIVSGVETTFWFEWGETSSYGNKTPEQTIGRLKSSTAVKAVIDGLDWHKTYHFCLFVKTNGQIVQGRNCSFLTRGNIPDVIEVVIDSNNFDKFIIKTTVNPNLIATSVVIEWGETNVYDHVTNPQSVGSTQAAQAAFEIPVPERALQYHFRVKAENALGATYTRDTTSVSLALVDRYGNKFHACKIGNQYWLTANWRVLHYNNGDPIPNITDPVAWGEQTSGALCFYDNNQANYEVYGPLYNWFVIADPRGICPPGWHVPSWYEWRELYNFLGGIGSTNGGKLKEAGLTHWFPENFLATNSTGFTALPAGARAQTTYDPTPEEKGTFYLIHEYAYFWTADEVPGDSSAWDVFLIGSSCRLWDYGAGWKYYGESIRLIKD is encoded by the coding sequence ATGAAAAAATTATATTACTTAGCAATTTTGGCTGTACTGTTTGCCGCCTGCGATAAAGACGGTTCCTCTCCGGTTGCTCCCGGCGAAATATCCGGGAAAATAGCAGCGACTTACCCGGACTCCGTAATTATAAACGGAGTTGTTCCAACCACCGCCACCGAGGCGGGGATCTGTTGGGATACAGTCGGTTCGCCGACAAGAAATTCCGATCATGCGACAGTAAAACCGTCAACAGACGGCAAAATTACTGCTACTATACATAACCTTCTGCCTGGGCAGAAATATTATGTAAAAATATATGCTAGTGATAACGGAGAAATCCGTTATTCGGAAGCTATTCCGTTTGTAACAAAGCCGCAATGGGTTAACACCGGTACTGCTTCCGGCGTCGAACTGCATCAGGCTACGCTGAATGGCACTATCGACCCAATTGTAAGTGGAGTAGAAACAACTTTTTGGTTCGAATGGGGTGAAACAAGTTCCTACGGGAATAAAACCCCTGAACAAACCATAGGACGGTTGAAAAGCTCAACCGCTGTAAAAGCCGTCATTGACGGCTTGGATTGGCACAAAACGTATCATTTCTGTCTGTTTGTAAAAACGAATGGACAAATTGTCCAAGGCAGGAATTGCAGCTTTCTCACGCGGGGTAATATTCCCGACGTAATCGAAGTTGTTATTGATAGTAATAATTTTGATAAGTTTATTATCAAAACAACGGTTAATCCTAATCTTATCGCTACTTCGGTAGTGATTGAGTGGGGCGAAACCAACGTTTACGATCATGTTACCAATCCTCAATCCGTTGGTTCTACCCAGGCGGCGCAAGCAGCATTTGAGATTCCGGTTCCGGAAAGAGCTCTACAATACCATTTCCGCGTTAAAGCGGAAAATGCACTTGGCGCGACCTACACCCGGGATACTACTTCAGTCAGTCTGGCTTTAGTGGACAGGTATGGAAATAAGTTTCATGCCTGTAAAATCGGCAATCAGTATTGGCTGACCGCCAACTGGCGGGTGCTCCATTATAATAACGGGGATCCTATCCCCAACATCACCGATCCGGTAGCTTGGGGCGAGCAAACCTCGGGAGCGCTGTGTTTCTACGACAACAACCAAGCTAATTATGAGGTCTACGGACCTTTATATAATTGGTTCGTTATTGCCGATCCCAGAGGTATTTGCCCTCCAGGTTGGCATGTGCCGAGCTGGTACGAGTGGCGTGAGTTATACAATTTTCTTGGCGGTATAGGCAGCACGAATGGCGGCAAACTGAAAGAAGCCGGACTGACGCATTGGTTCCCGGAGAATTTCCTTGCCACCAATTCAACCGGATTTACGGCATTACCGGCAGGAGCCAGGGCGCAAACTACCTATGATCCGACTCCGGAAGAAAAAGGAACCTTTTATCTCATCCATGAATATGCATATTTTTGGACTGCCGACGAAGTGCCGGGCGATTCTTCTGCCTGGGACGTATTTTTAATAGGCAGTTCCTGTAGATTATGGGACTATGGCGCCGGATGGAAATATTACGGAGAGTCAATCAGACTAATAAAAGATTAG
- the aroQ gene encoding type II 3-dehydroquinate dehydratase gives MQKIIIINGPNLNLLGKREPEVYGNRSFEEYLSELRLLYPDFQIDHFQSNVEGEIINKLQETGFSYDGIILNAGGYTHTSVAITDTIKAIKTPVVEVHISNINAREDYRRQSLIATAVKGSISGFGMDSYRLAVESFR, from the coding sequence ATGCAAAAAATTATCATCATTAACGGACCCAATTTAAACCTGCTTGGCAAAAGGGAACCCGAAGTTTACGGTAATCGTTCTTTTGAAGAATATCTTTCCGAACTGCGTTTGCTCTATCCGGATTTTCAGATAGATCATTTCCAGAGTAACGTGGAGGGAGAGATCATTAATAAACTACAAGAGACCGGTTTCAGTTACGATGGGATAATTTTAAATGCAGGAGGCTATACGCATACCTCTGTTGCCATAACTGACACTATTAAGGCTATCAAGACACCAGTAGTTGAAGTTCACATCAGTAACATAAATGCAAGAGAGGACTATCGCCGGCAATCGTTGATAGCAACGGCAGTAAAAGGAAGCATCAGTGGATTTGGGATGGATTCTTACCGGTTAGCGGTGGAAAGCTTTCGCTAA
- a CDS encoding TonB-dependent receptor encodes MKKFFTWMLACFILPFAANAQVSLSGNITDNENNKPVCGANIRIENTFLATFSDSKGEFNIPKVKKGTYMLKVSYLGFKTFTLEVNLQQSAHFDIVLQHNSILTDEVIIASSRVKENAPTTFNNLDQKEIRKTNLGRDLPFMMESMPSVVVTSDAGNGIGYTGMRIRGTDMSRINVTINGIPYNEAETQEVYFVDVPDLASSINNIQVQRGVGTSSNGAATFGGSINIETNKTNAEPYAEINSAYGSFNSARNSVNFGTGMLAKHWTMDGRVSVVSSDGFIDRATSNLESYMLSGAYVGKKDLVKFNIISGNERTYLAWDGIPSYILDTNRTYNGFTYKNETDNYQQDHYQLFYSREITKSLFLNTALHYTRGKGYYEQYKEERDFASYGMDTLFIGMDTITQTDLVQRKWMSNNFYGATWSLDYKKKNLSATLGGAYNEYLGDHYGKVIWAQFTSNAFIDYEWYRNDGTKKDFNSYLKLNYSLLNKISLYADMQYRHVYYKLNGIDDDYRVLTQNHSYDFFNPKAGISYDLSDNNNLYFSFAIANREPSRSNFKDADPGLTPKSEHLYDYELGYRFKTTVASFTANLYYMDYKDQLVLTGKINDVGAAIMTNVPKSYRQGIELSGIYAPCKYFSWDANLTLSENKIKNFSEFVDNWDEGGQIENKLGTTDLSFSPNVVANNRFTVSPFKNFSVNILTKYVGKQYADNTSSNDRSLDAYLVNNLMLNYSFSTKLIKNIGFSLQINNLLDEEYETNAWVYRYYYEGTYSKKDGYFPQAGRNLMAGVNLKF; translated from the coding sequence ATGAAAAAATTTTTTACCTGGATGCTCGCATGCTTCATCCTTCCATTTGCGGCAAATGCACAAGTAAGCCTCAGCGGCAACATCACCGACAACGAAAACAACAAACCGGTTTGCGGAGCTAACATTCGCATCGAAAACACTTTCCTTGCTACCTTCAGCGACAGCAAGGGCGAATTCAACATCCCGAAAGTAAAAAAAGGGACTTACATGCTTAAGGTAAGTTATCTCGGGTTTAAAACCTTTACATTAGAGGTCAATCTTCAACAATCTGCACATTTTGACATCGTTTTGCAGCACAATTCCATCCTTACCGACGAGGTGATCATCGCTTCCTCCCGTGTTAAGGAGAATGCGCCTACTACTTTTAATAATTTGGATCAAAAAGAAATCAGGAAAACAAACCTGGGAAGAGATTTACCCTTTATGATGGAAAGCATGCCATCGGTTGTCGTAACTTCCGATGCTGGAAACGGGATTGGCTACACCGGGATGCGTATCCGCGGAACCGACATGTCGCGTATCAATGTTACCATCAACGGTATCCCTTACAACGAAGCCGAAACCCAGGAGGTGTACTTTGTGGATGTTCCCGACCTGGCATCTTCTATTAATAATATACAGGTACAACGTGGTGTGGGGACATCTTCCAACGGAGCCGCTACCTTTGGCGGCAGCATCAACATCGAAACCAATAAAACAAATGCAGAACCTTATGCCGAAATCAACAGTGCCTACGGCTCTTTCAATTCGGCACGTAACAGCGTAAACTTTGGTACCGGCATGCTTGCAAAGCACTGGACTATGGACGGACGCGTTTCGGTAGTTTCTTCCGATGGTTTTATTGACCGCGCCACCTCAAACCTGGAATCGTACATGCTTTCCGGTGCCTATGTCGGGAAAAAGGATTTAGTAAAATTCAACATCATTTCCGGAAATGAACGTACTTACCTTGCATGGGATGGCATTCCTTCGTACATCCTCGATACCAACCGTACTTACAATGGTTTCACCTATAAAAATGAAACGGACAACTATCAGCAGGATCATTACCAGCTTTTTTACTCAAGAGAAATTACCAAAAGCCTTTTCCTGAACACTGCTCTGCACTACACCCGTGGAAAAGGTTATTACGAACAATATAAAGAAGAAAGAGATTTTGCCAGCTATGGCATGGATACGCTTTTTATTGGGATGGATACCATCACACAAACCGATCTGGTACAACGAAAATGGATGAGCAATAACTTTTATGGCGCAACATGGTCGCTGGATTATAAAAAGAAAAACCTTTCGGCAACCCTTGGCGGGGCTTATAACGAATATCTTGGCGATCATTACGGAAAGGTGATCTGGGCACAGTTTACTTCCAATGCTTTTATTGATTATGAATGGTATCGCAACGATGGCACCAAAAAGGATTTCAATTCCTATCTGAAGCTAAACTATTCATTGCTAAATAAAATCTCACTTTATGCTGACATGCAATACCGCCATGTGTATTACAAACTGAATGGCATTGACGATGATTACCGTGTACTTACACAAAATCATTCCTACGATTTTTTCAATCCTAAGGCTGGCATCAGTTACGATTTGTCGGATAACAACAACCTATACTTCTCTTTTGCTATTGCCAACCGCGAACCAAGTCGTTCCAATTTTAAAGATGCTGATCCCGGACTGACCCCAAAGTCAGAACATCTGTACGACTACGAACTGGGCTACCGTTTTAAGACAACAGTCGCTTCTTTTACTGCAAACCTGTATTACATGGACTACAAAGACCAATTGGTTCTTACCGGAAAAATCAACGACGTGGGTGCTGCCATCATGACTAATGTTCCAAAGAGCTACCGCCAGGGAATAGAACTGAGTGGCATTTATGCCCCCTGTAAATATTTTAGCTGGGATGCAAACCTCACTTTGAGTGAAAATAAAATCAAAAACTTTAGCGAGTTTGTGGATAATTGGGACGAAGGCGGACAGATTGAGAACAAACTTGGCACTACCGACCTTTCTTTTTCGCCTAATGTGGTTGCCAACAACCGTTTTACAGTAAGTCCGTTTAAAAATTTCTCTGTAAACATTCTCACTAAATATGTTGGAAAGCAATACGCTGACAACACTTCGAGCAACGACCGCAGCTTAGATGCCTACCTTGTTAACAACCTGATGTTGAATTATAGTTTTTCAACCAAACTAATTAAAAATATCGGTTTCAGCCTGCAAATAAACAACCTGCTGGATGAAGAATACGAAACCAATGCCTGGGTTTACCGTTATTATTACGAAGGAACTTATTCAAAAAAAGATGGCTATTTCCCACAGGCTGGAAGAAACCTGATGGCAGGAGTTAACCTGAAATTTTAA
- a CDS encoding fibrobacter succinogenes major paralogous domain-containing protein, translating into MKKLFYLAIFFIVILSSCKKDDDVKTPPVNGEFSVTTADITEVGTTTAVCGGVISGEPGFQIKVIGVCWDTIPEPNLKNMTRDIADNTGKFTSIISGLSSGKKYYVRTFVKGRDSVIYGDTKIMTTARALTKQAEVTLYSITFNGVVNTIYTPATISFEYGDTTKYGHEIAAVPGTIIENGGDVLVKAELTVIPGQSFHYRIKMIDAMGISYGVDMRAAALGGKPKILISEPANIGITNAIINGIANPNLFSTTVKIEYGKTTNYGHEIATVPGTITGNSNVNVTASLAGLEKNTTYHCRIKATNEIGTVFSADKTFMTYEVADVDGNMYHSVTIGNQTWLLENLKVTHYRNGDLIPNITDSTVWSYQTSGAMCWYQNKYGTYGTVYGGLYNWYTIVDLRGVAPDGWHVPTDEEWTALKAYLGGDEKTVGGKLKESGLAHWLLPNTDATNSSGFTALPGGFRGNAETGEFQGCFYGINEGGYFWSATEGPAPFCAWNKFLKYNTSRFYDYQAGSKLAGLSIRCLKD; encoded by the coding sequence ATGAAAAAATTATTCTACTTAGCAATTTTCTTTATAGTCATATTGTCGTCCTGCAAAAAGGATGATGATGTAAAAACTCCTCCGGTAAACGGAGAGTTTTCTGTTACTACTGCCGACATTACGGAGGTAGGCACCACCACTGCCGTTTGTGGTGGGGTAATCTCAGGGGAACCGGGATTTCAAATAAAAGTAATCGGTGTTTGCTGGGATACTATTCCTGAACCGAACCTGAAAAACATGACACGCGATATAGCTGATAATACCGGAAAATTTACCAGCATAATCAGCGGTTTATCCTCTGGGAAAAAATATTATGTCCGCACTTTTGTGAAAGGGCGGGACAGTGTTATATACGGAGACACAAAAATCATGACAACTGCACGAGCCCTCACTAAGCAAGCCGAAGTAACTTTGTATTCTATCACGTTTAATGGGGTGGTGAATACTATATATACACCAGCCACCATATCATTCGAATACGGTGACACCACAAAATACGGTCATGAAATAGCCGCTGTTCCAGGTACGATCATCGAAAATGGTGGGGATGTTTTGGTAAAAGCCGAATTGACGGTGATACCAGGACAAAGTTTTCATTATCGGATAAAAATGATTGATGCCATGGGGATTTCTTACGGAGTTGATATGAGAGCGGCAGCTCTTGGTGGAAAGCCAAAAATATTAATATCTGAACCTGCTAACATAGGGATTACTAATGCCATTATTAACGGCATAGCGAATCCAAATTTATTCTCCACTACAGTAAAAATAGAATATGGTAAGACAACAAATTACGGTCATGAAATAGCTACTGTCCCGGGCACCATCACTGGCAATAGCAATGTCAATGTAACAGCCAGCCTTGCTGGTTTAGAAAAAAATACAACATATCACTGCCGTATTAAAGCCACTAATGAAATAGGGACGGTATTCAGTGCCGATAAAACTTTTATGACCTATGAGGTTGCCGATGTAGACGGCAATATGTATCATTCCGTAACGATTGGTAACCAAACATGGCTGCTTGAAAACCTCAAGGTAACCCATTATCGGAATGGAGATCTGATTCCGAACATTACCGACAGCACCGTCTGGAGTTATCAAACCAGCGGAGCTATGTGCTGGTACCAAAATAAATATGGCACTTACGGCACTGTCTATGGTGGACTGTATAACTGGTACACAATCGTTGATTTACGTGGCGTTGCTCCAGACGGTTGGCATGTGCCGACTGATGAAGAGTGGACGGCGTTGAAAGCCTACCTTGGCGGAGACGAAAAGACCGTCGGTGGCAAACTAAAAGAATCCGGACTTGCCCATTGGTTACTTCCCAACACGGATGCAACTAACAGTTCGGGTTTCACAGCTTTGCCTGGTGGATTCAGAGGAAATGCCGAAACTGGCGAATTCCAGGGATGTTTTTACGGGATAAATGAAGGCGGTTATTTCTGGTCTGCAACTGAAGGACCAGCCCCATTTTGTGCCTGGAACAAATTTCTGAAGTATAACACGAGTCGTTTTTACGATTATCAAGCTGGCTCAAAACTAGCCGGACTTTCAATAAGATGTTTAAAAGACTAA